cACAGGATAACAGTAACCTATAAGTGAATATTGTGATTTGGTTTGCCGATTCTTTAGGTCTTACCTTGTTACTTCAACTAACCTACTGTTAAAAAAGTGGGCTGGTGCACAGTCTAtaattctctctgtgtctttcccattcagttagttgtgcacaaacggagcacaaacgaacgagaatttggagcatgtgggggctggtgacgtcatcgtctattattcaatgtcgaatattttaaaacccaacgcagcacaaacaaaacttttaccgacacaaaccagcacaaacggagcacaaacgaacgagactattttgggtgaatttggagcatgtgggggggctggttgacctcagattgacctacaaatattattttaatatcttaaatactgaagcagcacaaacaaaactttttacatcacaaaccagcacaaacgaatgagactattttgggtgaatttggagcaggtgggggggctggtgacgtcatcgtctatcATTCAATGTCGAATATTTTAATCCCCCACCGCGGCAAAAATTAAACTTTTACCGACACAAACCAGcaaaacgaagcacaaacgaacgagactattttgggtgaatttggagaatgtgagggggctggttgacctctgATTGACCtaataatattatgttaatatctaaaaaaccgaGGCAGCACATACGATGGTTTttccagcacaaacggagcacaaacgaacaagcaTAGCTTGAagacgttttgcgttggtgggggggccaacttcacgcaggtagACAAACATAGTGGAAGTAACTATTAAGTTTATTCTATTCATCTCACAGTTCACCGGCATCTTTCTTGCATGTATTTCGGGGGGAAATGATGAATAACGTGCTGTTAATCTGACTGACAGGACCACATTGCGGCGATCAAGATTATTTATAAAGATTTTTAAACAACCAAACACACTACTGGTTATAAAACATGCACGTAGGATGCAAATTTTACAATCAAAGGGAGTACATTTGTATTGTCGCCAATGGCAACCTTGGCAGAAATTTCACtcgcaaataaatataatttaaactttaaatgccaAGTATAGTTTCGTGAGCAGCGACAGCTGTGCGTCTTGAGCAATAGTCAcgtttggttgaagatttgtgcGGGTGGTGcgcactgttggtgtgtcctgtgtgtgcgtctgacgGTGATCGTTCAACAATTGCCGTAAAATGTGGCTCGTTTACTCCGAACCTAGcgagtttcaaatccattggctGTCATTTGAGGGAGTTACATGCTACCAAAGACGTGCTCGCGCGTAACCGgtgccagactgcatgtctttgcTTACGTGGTGCGAAGCATATGCAGAAAGATAAACtatgtctggttaaatgctagagaCCCTTCTTTTCAGGAATACCAATTATTTCGGTGTTAAAACCTAGGAAGGTTTGAATATCATGTGATGAACATGAATCGTTTtgcattataaaaacagaatttatcaaataaaacgatGCTTGGttatatctctgggaccatcaagataagaaatcagaagaagacgGTTCAATGTAAGTACACAATTTACCACCAGACACCAAACTAGCGACCCTGGTGCCATtttgtggatgttgactatactcaaacacttTCATAGGAGTTTGTCGCTGTAATAGctactttaaaatgtgtactGCAGTTAGATAAATgagattctaagctttctgcacatatataatatgcctataaaaaatatatatttacaacactTTGCACACTTTGTGGCATAAACGTTTGGTGTCCCGGCGCCGGGACGGTTGCAGCTCAGTGGAGGCAACAGGTGTATGATGAAACAAAAggttaaacattttatacagtcataaacagattataaaacaatataatcTAGAATTTACATACATATTTAAATTGTCTTACATTATGATGCTTTTGTTCCTGGCTTCACTACTTGCAAAATCCTTCACAATGTCATCAAAGtctaatgtttttataaaaaactTTCAAGAACCATAAGAGAAAATCGCCTGAAGACATTTTTGGCTCGTATTGTGAAATTTAATTAagggccacatttgttttgtacttTGTGGATCATAAGTTTGCAGGcccaaaagaaaaacagcatgTCCCCCATGtctaaataatataaattcaGATTCTGATGTATGAGAATGGGCTGGTGGGTTGTTTTTACTTtccctcaaaactattttactattttatctatttaaaactttttttcttccatcaaaatataaaatcctGCTTTCCACTCTAATCAGCaaatattttgcatttcttCCTCTAATGGTTGTCATGTCTGCACGCATGGCTAATCCCAGGTACACTTAAAGGCTTTGTCTCAAAGCTGTCAAAGGGTCTCTTTGCCCCTAAATCACATAACAATTCGAGTGCCCTAACTGAAATTGTAAGGTCTCCATCACTCCGCTGTGGAATAATGCTAGTTGCTAGAATCCTTGATAATACTGTGTcccaaaatgtgtctaaatcccttttcatgtctgtcacagatgggattcctgaagtggagacacttggagagaaacaacaggaagactACAATCATAAGAAGTCTCACCACTGTCCCCACTGTGAAAAACGTTTCTCATCTCTTTCACtgttacaaaaacacattaagatccatactggagagaagccttactcctgttctgactgcgGGAAGTGTTTTTCTCGATTAGgtcaccttaaagttcaccagcgcatacatactagtgagaagccttactcctgttatGATTgcgggaagtgtttctctcaattaggtcaccttaaagttcaccagcgcatacatactgatgataagccttactcctgttctgactgtgggaagtatTTCTCTGGATTAGgtaaccttaaagttcaccagcgcatacatactggtgaaaagccttactcctgttctgactgtggcaagtgtttctctcaattaggtcaccttaaagttcacaagcgcatacatactggtgataagccttacgcctgttctgactgtgggaagtgtttctctcatttaggtcaccttaaagttcaccagcgcatacatactggtgataagccttacgcctgttctgactgtgggaagtgtttctctcgatTAGGTCGCCTtgaagttcaccagcgcatacatactggtgagaagccttactcctgttttgactgtgggaagtgtttctctcgatTAGGTCACCTTAAAGTTCATCAGCACATGCATactggtgagaagccttactcctgttctgactgtgggaagggcTTCTCTCGATTAGGTCACCTTAAAGTTCATCatcgcatacatactggtgataagccttactcctgttctgactgtgggaagtgtttctctcaattagggaAATTTAAatttcaccagcgcatacatactggtgataagccttactcctgttctgactgtgggaagtttTTCTCTCGATTAGgtaaccttaaagttcaccagcgcatacataatggtgagaagccttactcctgttctgactgtgggaagtgtttctctcaattaggtcaccataaagttcaccagcgcatacatactggtgttAAGCCgcactcctgttctgactgtgggaagggttTCTCTCATTTAGGTCACCTGAAAGTTCACCAGCaaatacatactggtg
This is a stretch of genomic DNA from Esox lucius isolate fEsoLuc1 chromosome 11, fEsoLuc1.pri, whole genome shotgun sequence. It encodes these proteins:
- the LOC117595286 gene encoding gastrula zinc finger protein XlCGF28.1-like, coding for MEACDEDPACVQREDKPSLLLSFHTEPKQESLDSDCEAQWALRDSEMTSVKLEDKSQTLWLNVIVKDEEEEKNVVIVNNGEGDLLTQDGIPEVETLGEKQQEDYNHKKSHHCPHCEKRFSSLSLLQKHIKIHTGEKPYSCSDCGKCFSRLGHLKVHQRIHTSEKPYSCYDCGKCFSQLGHLKVHQRIHTDDKPYSCSDCGKYFSGLGNLKVHQRIHTGEKPYSCSDCGKCFSQLGHLKVHKRIHTGDKPYACSDCGKCFSHLGHLKVHQRIHTGDKPYACSDCGKCFSRLGRLEVHQRIHTGEKPYSCFDCGKCFSRLGHLKVHQHMHTGEKPYSCSDCGKGFSRLGHLKVHHRIHTGDKPYSCSDCGKCFSQLGKFKFHQRIHTGDKPYSCSDCGKFFSRLGRLEVHQRIHTGDKPYSCSDCGKCFSRLGHLKVHQRMHTGEKPYSCSDCGKCFSQLGHLKVHQHIHTGD